The DNA segment taaattgtatatatgtgtCTTGCTCAGATTATTTGGCTTAAAGAACCTTGAGATTTGTAGGTTTTGTCATACTACACAAAATAATCAGATTTCTCAATATTAACTTCAGTCATCAATTTTATGTCCATCATTATATAGTGATTATACCAACATTTGAAAATGCTACtattgttttccttaattttttttcctatggccAGCCCCATCCTTTCTGAAGCttgatttgttttatataaaCTGTACTTCAGCAGCCAAGCCACCACCTATAGCTGTGTGTTGTAAGGGAAATATACCACTGAATGCAGTGGATTCTGGTCTAGAACCACCTTTTCCCCTTCCAGATTATCAGAAGAATCAAATAAAACTGGAGCACTATGCAAACATATGCTGGTATTAACAGAACACAGTCCTTCCAGTCAGTGTCTGAACTCAGTTAAATAAATTACTAGTTTTCTCTGCCTCACACTGCTTTTAAGTATTTCACTTTGGCCCTTTGTATAATCTCAGGCAGGATGCTTGTTGGTTACATTGATGTTTCCCATTTATATCAATTTTTCAACCTAGTAATTCTTTAACTCAGACCTCTTCTGACAGCTTTTCATTCCATCCTTCTTATAAactctgctcttctctttctcctttaccTCTTATTCTCCCACCCCCCAGGAgcttttggtttatttgtaaaatttggaaaagaaaccaGGTCACCACTTTTGTAGGACTAGCTTATTTGCATCCAGTTGGATGCTTTGGTGTACCCAAGACAGCCATGTAAACTTTTCAGTTGAAGAGTAATTTTGTGAAAAATTGggattttttcatgaaaatacttAAGTCTGAAATCAgcttgactcttttttttttctccccctttggtactggggattcaacccagggttgctttaccactgaactacatacacagccctatttattttttgagatagggcctaaCCAAGCccctgaggctagctttgaacttgggattgtttgtgtcagcctcctgagttactgggattacaatgTGCACccccagccaggtgcagtggaacatgcctgtaatcccagtggctctggaggctgaggcagaaggatcacaagttcaaagccagcctcagcaatttagcaaggcactaagcaactcagtcagactctgtctctgaatgaaacaagggctggggatgtggctcagtggttaagcacccctgactTAAGTCCCtggtcccaaaaaaaaaaaaaaagagcgtgcaccatcatgcctggaaGCTTGATTCTTCTTAAGGGTAAATTTGCTTTGTTGTCTTCCTTACCATTCCCAGTTTActtcaaataaaaactgaataatgGATAAATTATGCCaggcaaaatgttttcagttttcccttCCTGGAGCTTCCCTAGTTTAGCTTCTTTTTTAGAGTTActctgttttgtttaaaataatacaaagcaATCAGATTTTAGTAATTGAATTAGTTATTTACTCATTCAGAATTTCACATTTTGCCGATTTcctttaacttaaaaataacttctttccTTCTACCAAATTATGACTCATCACAATCATGATTTAAGTAATGGCAGGGAGCAAGAGGGGGAGGATTAAACCAGTGTGAACTTAGGTTTCCACAGCCAGGTGGTTGCACATTGCTAGAGCTAGGCACAGTTGTATTCCAGTTTCCCACCTGCCAGGTACAGTAGCCAGGCAGACCTCTCAGAATCCCACAGTAGTCAAAACTGGTAAACTCCATCTCCTTACTTATTAAGGAGTCACATCCTTTCAGAAGTCTAAGATGACATTAACTATAAAAAGGTGTTTTCAAACACCTCAAAACagtagcttatttttaaaaaatgatgcaattaaaactttatttcccTGATATCTTAATTAGGCCTTTcttgtttttcataaatatattcacataaatTAAGCTGGTAGTTATGAATCACCAAGCAGCCACAGACTTCATATACATAATTTGACAAGTTTAtcgaatatatttaaaaataaactaaaaattgcagtataaaaataaaactaatactgTTAGCATCCTTCTGAGTCTGTAGGGTCAATCTTGCGTCAAGTTGATTACAAAGTTTTTTTCTATAATGTCTTTCAAAAAGAGCTGTTCTGCAGTCAAATTGTGATAAGCattctgaagaagaaaaacaatgtaagATTACCATCAGTCCCAATCCCAGAATATTAACACAGCAATGGAATGTTGTGGATCTTACAAGTTCTGTATAAAAACTTCAAATGCTAAGTAACAAGTCACACGGACTTATGTTGCCttcctactttctttttccttgttcattcttgtgcaagagctttcgCTGAAGCCCCCTCTTTCCACTTAAACTATCACTTGAGTGGAGGCCTCTTCAGAGCCTCTGGTGTCCTGTGATATAAATCTAGGAGCCAAAATTTTAAGTCAGAATGGATTTTTTATAAAAGCACCAGttggaattcatttttttaaaaaagttgtccTGAACATAAGAACCTCCTATAAAGAATGGTTCAGTTtaagatgtatttaaaaaatacacctgggggttgtagctcagtggtagagtgtttgtcttatatgtgcaaggccctgggttcaagtcccagcaccataaaaattgaaattaattctATTGATAGGGAGTTgtttaaacattttgttatttatatgaCACTTGTAGTACCATAAGAGTTACAGGAAAGATTAGAGATTGGAGAAATGAGCCAAAAGTCTGTTCTAGGTACCTAAATCTTGAATATTCAAGTGTTTGGTTTGCAGCTGGGAGCCTGAGTCTGGAGGGACAAAAGACAGGAATAAAACCCAGCCTGAATACTACTGGGGGATTGATTTCATGAGATATATCCATATATAACACATCATTTCATATTTCAATGTTAAGGTACAGATAACATTTTAATCCTATCCCTTAGGGTAGCCTACTAatctaagaattaaaaaaataaaatccttctcaCTCAATTGAAATCCTCAGGATTAAATTTACCACTATTGATCTCTATTCAAGAACAGACATGATCtagtgaaaagacaacctttttaacCATGAAAATTCTTTTACCAGGCTATATTGTTCTAGACCATCTTCtctaacaataacaaaaatacatgaagggcagggctgtagctcagtggtaaagagcttgtctagcatgcacaaaaccctgggttcaagaactagcaccacaggaaaaagaaaacacatgaaaagagTCGCTGTGAGCATAGCCCTGCTTTGGGGTAAATTTGTACATCTCATACACAGAAGCTTGTATGTATACTTAAATAGTACAAACATGATATGATATCTAAGGCTTGTTCCCTATATGGTTTTGGTGCACTTGGTATTAACCATGAGATTCTACCAAGGTCTCAGACCCACAATTTAGGAATTGCTGTTATAGTAAAATAGCCTATTGACTTGAGTCCTAATTTCAGCCCTCGATAGCTCTGTAGCTCCCTTCAAGCTCTCAAACCCTCAAAACTTTTCCATTAGTAAAGTAAAAGTGAGAAAATATGGGCTTTTCAACAATAACAAAGATTATACCAAAGTGTGTtatcatgtgtgtgtatattaccTTATCCATCAAAGACATGGTGGCATTTCCATAGTAGTGCAAAGGACTCTTGAGgtcagaaaaattatatttaaaaccaGCTAGGTGAACTTCATGACATATGTGAAATGCCAGTGTGATGGCAATAATTCCTGTCGTTGGGTGTTTGGATTCCTAggagagaaattaaaaactttttcaaaaatgcaaatgAGTTCCTTGTTTCCAAAACATTTTGTGTTGACCTAGTCATGAAACAAGGATTTTTGAACATTtaggtaaaataaatattaagttaaaTCCTCATCAGTTAGCCCCCAAGCAGCCAACCATCATCCACAGAACCTACACGATCACCCGGCAGACTCTTCACTCTAGTGAAACTCAATTCTCCAGTCATCCTATGTCCACACCTAAGCACcagaataaagcaaaagaaaatattcttgccTGGTCATGTTAAGCAAATGGCCAGAGTCTCAAGCAGACATTGAGTGGATCTAGCCACCCAATTGTGCTTGTCAAGTCCCATTCCTACTTTTCAAGAtgacataaatttattcttcaacAGCCCATCTTCCTACTCTAAATTGACAATTTAATCCTGATTTCTCTATGAAAATGAAAGCGACAACTATATCACCTTCCTAACTCCAAATCTACCATCTTACCTGCATCTTTACCTACACTTGCAGCTCCCACCTCTTCACAAGGGACAAGATGTCTCTGTTAGTGCTACACCTGATCCTTTCACTAGTGTACATATTCCACCTCTGCTCAACAACTAGGCTTCTACCCTTAACCACTTTCTCCCCTTGTCATCAATATTTTCCTCTAGTGAATCAGTTTCTTTAGAATGCAAACAAACTTCTTGACTCTATGTCACCTTCCAACTgttattaatttcttaaaaatttttagtacCAGTGTTCTCTAACCTCAGAAATATTTTGGACTACATtattgtccttccttcctttctagtTTCTGTGATATTTTTAACTGTGCTGTGGTGTGAATGTGTTACCCCAAAGGTCCATAAGTAAAGGTTTTGTCACAATGGTGGCACTAGTTGGAGGTGCTatgggcctttaagaggtggagcctggtGGGAGGCCCTCAGGTAATTAGGGGTGTGCCCTCAGCAGGGATTGTGGGACTctggtctcttcttctttctgtGTCCTGGCTCGAGATGTGAGAATACACTCCACTCCAACATACATAGTGATGTGCCATACTTGCCAGAGGTCCAAAGCATGGAGCCACTCAATCTTGGACTTACTTTGTGCAAAAATATACCTTATTTTCTTCATGAGTGGCCTATTTCATGTGTTTCATTGTAGTAACACAAAGCTTCCTAATGAATGCTTCATACTATTCTTTTTAGCCTGAAAAGCTAATCACTTGTCCTGAAGCCAGTCCTGCTATGGTGAGCACAAGCCTGTGCACCAGCCCACCCAGTTACTCTCCTTGCTGCAGAAGACTGAAGATAAGGTTATAAGAGATAAGCCATTTGAACACACAAACCCCAGGAAAGCCCtgcaaggggtgggggtggaggagaacccaaaaaacaacaaaatttaaagctattttccttttattgtgaaaaacaaagataatatcCACAGGTATCCAATCTTACTATTTCAGGTAGAGCCCTCAGAAACTACCTCATGAGCCATGGTTCTCATAATTTCTGAAAGGTCCCAGGACCCTCTATTCTACCTCAGCTGAATCTGCAGTTTGAAATCATGCAAACATACATACCTGatttttgggaaaatattttggaaaattaagtAGTTCATAAGCTGCTGTTCTGATAATGGAAGGATCTAATATTCTGATTTGATAAGGTTGGTAGATCAAATTTAAGGCTGGTTTCTTCCAAAAACCACTAGTATTCTGAAATGAAgggtatagaaaataaaatacagttgcttttattttttttaaggaaaattaccAAAGGAATCTGAAGGCAGATCAATTTTGCCAACTTACTATTTTGCCACCTGATAACAATTCCAGTAGCCACTTTAAGTCAAGAAGTTTAAAAGCAGCCAGAATCACTGTACTATTGGGGTCATTGTGACTGGGATCTGAAAAAACAgattctggataaaaaagtcggAAGGTTGTTCTTCTCCCAACATCCTCTTCGTGTCCTAAAACAGGACCATTGTTCATTCTGTGGGTAGGAAGACACACAAGATTTATGTAAACAGGTGGAGAACAAGCCATGTTCATTACAGTTCTCAGAGGCTTCAGAATTGGACAAATAGCCATTTACCTGTGTTCTGAAACCACACAGCAACTGATCTATCTTTTACATGTAATGGCCATGGAGATGATTCCTCTTAAGAACTAGCTGTTTGCTCAAAGGCAAAAATATTCATCTGTATTTGAAAACTAATTGTGGAGCCAAGGATAATTCAATTTTACCTTCAGGAAAACTGAAGACTAAGAGAGATGGGAGCACAGAATACTAGAGTTAAAAGAGACCTTGGAGGACAACCACAGAAACACCCTTAGATTTACACAAGAGCCCTGAAGACCTGAGAAAGTTATATGGCTGTGGTCACAGTGTCATTGCACATGGATTTGTGTCTAAGCAACTGACAGGTAAGAAGAATCACATTCAAGCTGGCTGGAAGACCCATCAAAATTGTGCTGCTCTGAAGTGAAGGAAATGTGTTGGAGCACAACGAATGAAGGTCTGTTGGTAGAAT comes from the Sciurus carolinensis chromosome 9, mSciCar1.2, whole genome shotgun sequence genome and includes:
- the St3gal6 gene encoding type 2 lactosamine alpha-2,3-sialyltransferase isoform X2; amino-acid sequence: MAVCSLSMGVSRSPQLHPFLCASDFRNTVIYSGSDLFDLPYGTRKSATYFKLALSKLKSCDLFDEFDKVPCKKCVVVGNGGVLKNKTLGEIIDSYDVIIRMNNGPVLGHEEDVGRRTTFRLFYPESVFSDPSHNDPNSTVILAAFKLLDLKWLLELLSGGKINTSGFWKKPALNLIYQPYQIRILDPSIIRTAAYELLNFPKYFPKNQESKHPTTGIIAITLAFHICHEVHLAGFKYNFSDLKSPLHYYGNATMSLMDKNAYHNLTAEQLFLKDIIEKNFVINLTQD
- the St3gal6 gene encoding type 2 lactosamine alpha-2,3-sialyltransferase isoform X1 produces the protein MRGYLVAIFLSAVFLYYVLHCILWGTNVYGVPPVEMKQRNKIRPCLLQPAFAPLLRSPQLHPFLCASDFRNTVIYSGSDLFDLPYGTRKSATYFKLALSKLKSCDLFDEFDKVPCKKCVVVGNGGVLKNKTLGEIIDSYDVIIRMNNGPVLGHEEDVGRRTTFRLFYPESVFSDPSHNDPNSTVILAAFKLLDLKWLLELLSGGKINTSGFWKKPALNLIYQPYQIRILDPSIIRTAAYELLNFPKYFPKNQESKHPTTGIIAITLAFHICHEVHLAGFKYNFSDLKSPLHYYGNATMSLMDKNAYHNLTAEQLFLKDIIEKNFVINLTQD